TGATGGCAAGACGGCTGTTATCGAGATGGCGAGAGCGAGTGGACTTCCTCTGCTGAAGGACGAGGAGCGGAATCCACTGGTTGCCTCAAGTCGGGGAACAGGTGAGCTTATTCGCAATGCGTTAGACATGGGATTCAGGAGCTTTATCATCGGTCTTGGTGGAAGTGCCACGAATGATGGGGGCATGGGGCTACTTCGTGCGCTTGGAATGGAATTTTACGGGGCGGATGGAGAACGATTAGCGGAAGGTGGAGGCTCGCTTAGGGAGTTAGTCCAATTCGATGAGTCAGGCTTGGATACACGACTTACGGAATGCAGCTTTAGGACAGCGGGAGATGTCACGAATCCGCTAGTTGGTCCCAATGGTGCTTCCGCAGTATTTGGTCCACAGAAGGGTGCTGATGCAATAGCAGTTGCCCGCCTTGATGAAGGTTTGAATAAACTTGCAGATCTGATTTTTGCGCAGAAAGGGCTGGAAGTAAGGGAGATGGAAGGCGGAGGGGCTGCTGGTGGAATAGCGGCTTCATTAGCGGTATTCCTGCATTCCGAAATTCATCCGGGAATCGATCTTATTTTACAAGCGACTGGGTTTGAGGCTGCCTTGGAAAATGCCGATTTTGTCGTGACAGGAGAAGGCAGACTGGATGAGCAGACCTTATCAGGTAAAACGATAGCTGGTGTCTGCCGATACGCCCGAAAGTATGGAGTACCTGTACTGGGGATTTGTGGAGGCAAGGAACTAACGGCGAATGAGCTTGATGAACTGGGTCTTACAGCTGCATTCTCAGCAGTTCAGGGACCATGCTCCCTACAGGAAGCAATCCCTCGAACAACCGAATGGGTTGAAGAAACGACGCTGCAGCTATTTCGCTTAGTTCGAGCGACTGGTTTCACGTCTCGTCACTAACAGTTGGGCGCAACTTGAGGAGATAGTGCACCGTGGATGACACGGTAACAAACTGCAAAACCTACAGCCTACTGGCTGTGGGTTTTGCACGATCCCACAGCCGCACACCTTACTAGCAAACTCCCGCTTCACCCCCGCCCCCGCTCTAGTCAGCAAAAAGTAACAATAGAGAACTCACCGTTCACTAACACCCCCGCCAGCCTGCAAAAAGTAACAATAGAGAACTCACCGTTCACTAACGCCCTCGCCAGTCAGCAAAAAGCAGCAATAGAGAACCCACCGTTCACTAAGTCCGCCTACAGCCTGAAAAAAGTAACAATAGAGAACTCAGCGTTCACTAACACCCCTGCGACCCTGAAAAAAGTAACAATAGATAGAGAACCCACCGTTCACTAACACCCTCGTCAGCCCGCAAAAAGCAACAATAGAGAACCCACCGTTCACTAACACCCTCGTCAGCCCGCAAAAAGCAACAATAGAGAACCCACCGTTCACTAACACCCTCGTCAGCCCGCAAAAAGCAACAATAGAGAACCCACCGTTCACTAACGCCTCCGCCGGCCCGGCAAAAGCAACAATAGAGAACCCACCGTTCACTAACACCCCCGCCAGCTCGCAAAAAGCAACAATAGAGAACTCAGCGTTCACTAACACCCCTGCGACCCTGTAAAAAGTAACAATAGAGAACTCAGCGTTCACTAACGCCCCCGCGATCCCGCAAAAAGAAACAATAGAGAACTTACCGTTCACTAACTCCGCCTACAGCCCGCAAAAAGTAACCCCCCGTTCACTACCGCCCCCGTCAGCCGACAAACTGCACCAATAGAAGCGAGCCTCCATCCCGATTCACTCCACTACTCCATAACGCGCAAGCGCCTTAGAAGCGGACTCTTTCATCCGACGTATGAGTTTATCGCCCTCTACAATTCGTACCCGCATTCCTAGAAAACGAACTTTAGATAACAGGAATTCACTTTCATCTGCTAGGAATGTAACACGAAGCCGATAGGTATTCGAATCTTCCTCGTAGTTAACTGTTTTCTCGAAGCAAGAGAAAGCATACAAAATACGAGACAGCTCCTGATTGTATGTTTGAACAATCTCAATGACAGCTTGCTCCTGGCGACTGTCAAGCAGATCGGCAAGCTTTACTTTCAGCATTCGGGCATGAGCATCAGGTAGCGCCACTTCTTCAATGGAGACGATGTTGAGAAGCTTCGATGACATTAGCGTGTGATGTCGGGTGTTGTACCAGATTAAGTACCATTCTCGCTTTATCATGGAGTACTCCAGCTTATAGGGAAACCCAGACTGATCCGTTTTTACACCACCATGTTTAATTCGGTAGGAGATCCGTATACCTCCACTACGTATCATAATCCGGCGCAGAGTACGCAGAAGAGGATGATAGACTTGCTTCTCACGGCTTCTTGCCTTTTCAATGATGACTTCTTTAATATCAGTAGATGTTTCAGCCTCCAGCATCAGCTTTAGCTTTTCTAATGTCCCAGTTGTAAAGGCGTCGGAGGATGCCGGGTGCTCTAATAATGTTTTCAACCAACCCCGCTCCTGAGAGGTTAATGCTAGGGAACCTGCTTCGTCTAGGCGAGTGATGACCTGATAATTAAAAATTTTCTCAAACAGGTTCATAATAAGCTTGTATCTCCTTCCATTCCGCGATGAACTCCCGCCTTAACGAAGCTGGCTCCAGTACCTCACAGCTAGAACCGAAGCTGCGAAGCCACGGCTTAATCTCGAATAATCCATTAACTATAATTTCATAGAGAAAAGTAGAATCAGACTCTTCTGTAATCGTGCCCCACTGTCCTTGAGAAAGCACCCGTTCCTTAACAAAGTTGGGCCCAAAGCTATCGGGATTGTGGAATCGAGCAATGACCTTCATCGAACGGCCTGTATCGGTCACCCAGCTATATCTCAGTTGTTCCTCTAAGTTAGTAAGCTTATGTGCAAATTCCGCTTCCTCGACGGTATCCTCTTGCTCGATTTGTGTTAATCCTTCCATCCTGAACTTCATAATTCCTTGCCGAGAATTGTGAGCAACGAGGTACCACCGTCCGTATTGATGGTCGTATATGACACGAAGGGGAATGACGATTACTGCAACACCCTCCGTTTCGCGTTCGAAGAGTGGATTCGTATTTTTGGAGGCATAACTCTTCGTTCTTTTTGGCGATAGATAAAGAAAACTCAGCTTTTTTCTCTGCTGAATAGCTAGAAAAACAGTATATAAATGCGCTTCATCCAAAATGCGAGAATGATAGTGATACTTATAGAGGTAGGGCTCCACTACAGTCACATCCAAGCCCCTCTGCCGGAGTGCCTTTTTCAAATTATCACGCAGCAAGTATCCTTGAACGGATGGAACCTGCGTATTAGCCATAATATCAACAAAGTCATAGAGGTCGATAAGCTCATCATCGGATAATCGGGTCACTAAGTCATTTGCAGCTTTGTAGCCATAGGGACGACTACCCTTAGATTTTAAGATGACACCAATCTCTTCTAAATATTTAAGATCACCACGAATTGTTTTTTCATCAGGGAGAGAAAAAGTATCAGGCATATTTTCACTGCAGGCGTCCATCACCTCTAAGGTCGTCAGGGACTTGTGCTGCAGCGCCGTCAATATTAAGGATAACCGAATGCTTTCTGATTCCTTTAGGGATTTGGCACGAAAAAGAAAGAGGAGTAGCGGATCGGCAGACTCGTAGTAATTGTATCGCAGGCCCTCCGATAGCTCTTTTCCTTGATCCTGTGGGAGACGCTGATAAACAGTGTTCATAATTTCCTTGAGATTACGTAATGTCTTATCAAACGTATGTACGGATATACCGAGGCGTTCTGCGAACTGCTGTCGGCTGTAAGCACCGCCGGCGAGCGATAGCATGCGGAGGAATTGAATTTCTTTATCAAAGCTTTCCTTTGCCATTTGTGTTCCCCCAACTCTTTGCCGAACATGTCATTAAGACTATTGTAACAATGATGAATGTTGGGGGAAATGGAAATATTTCGAGAGAAATATAATCAGGCTTTTTACAGATGTGTAGGATTTGGAAGAAATCAGGTCATAACTAGCGCTTTAGCATGCTGCTTTCCTGATGTTAGGAGGCTGTCACTTAGCTTGGAATCATTAACAGATCGCGCCAGAACAAGCGTCCCGACCATGGTGCTGAGCAGAAAACTACCTGTAGATTTATCGATTCCAGCTATATCGGATATAAAATCAATCATTCGCTCCAGCTCTTGGGTGAAGATTTGACGAATCTCTTCTGACGAACGGGATATTTCACCAGAAAGGGCAGGTAAAATGCAGCCCATCTCCGTCACATCACGGTGATATTGGC
This portion of the Cohnella abietis genome encodes:
- a CDS encoding helix-turn-helix transcriptional regulator, which translates into the protein MAKESFDKEIQFLRMLSLAGGAYSRQQFAERLGISVHTFDKTLRNLKEIMNTVYQRLPQDQGKELSEGLRYNYYESADPLLLFLFRAKSLKESESIRLSLILTALQHKSLTTLEVMDACSENMPDTFSLPDEKTIRGDLKYLEEIGVILKSKGSRPYGYKAANDLVTRLSDDELIDLYDFVDIMANTQVPSVQGYLLRDNLKKALRQRGLDVTVVEPYLYKYHYHSRILDEAHLYTVFLAIQQRKKLSFLYLSPKRTKSYASKNTNPLFERETEGVAVIVIPLRVIYDHQYGRWYLVAHNSRQGIMKFRMEGLTQIEQEDTVEEAEFAHKLTNLEEQLRYSWVTDTGRSMKVIARFHNPDSFGPNFVKERVLSQGQWGTITEESDSTFLYEIIVNGLFEIKPWLRSFGSSCEVLEPASLRREFIAEWKEIQAYYEPV
- a CDS encoding WYL domain-containing protein, which encodes MNLFEKIFNYQVITRLDEAGSLALTSQERGWLKTLLEHPASSDAFTTGTLEKLKLMLEAETSTDIKEVIIEKARSREKQVYHPLLRTLRRIMIRSGGIRISYRIKHGGVKTDQSGFPYKLEYSMIKREWYLIWYNTRHHTLMSSKLLNIVSIEEVALPDAHARMLKVKLADLLDSRQEQAVIEIVQTYNQELSRILYAFSCFEKTVNYEEDSNTYRLRVTFLADESEFLLSKVRFLGMRVRIVEGDKLIRRMKESASKALARYGVVE
- a CDS encoding glycerate kinase; its protein translation is MRVIAAPDSFKGSASADELCASISRGVKRVYPDAIVSMHPLADGGEGTAELLVRSTFGTWREVTVSDPLGRPVQAAYGVLGDGKTAVIEMARASGLPLLKDEERNPLVASSRGTGELIRNALDMGFRSFIIGLGGSATNDGGMGLLRALGMEFYGADGERLAEGGGSLRELVQFDESGLDTRLTECSFRTAGDVTNPLVGPNGASAVFGPQKGADAIAVARLDEGLNKLADLIFAQKGLEVREMEGGGAAGGIAASLAVFLHSEIHPGIDLILQATGFEAALENADFVVTGEGRLDEQTLSGKTIAGVCRYARKYGVPVLGICGGKELTANELDELGLTAAFSAVQGPCSLQEAIPRTTEWVEETTLQLFRLVRATGFTSRH
- a CDS encoding TetR/AcrR family transcriptional regulator is translated as MPYPEGHKLKVRGKIIQSAAQAFRTNGIRDISVPFIMKGAGLTHGGFYSHFDNKEQLVAEACRYAISDTLQLLQEAAEQQKQGPKINAVIDYYLSQYHRDVTEMGCILPALSGEISRSSEEIRQIFTQELERMIDFISDIAGIDKSTGSFLLSTMVGTLVLARSVNDSKLSDSLLTSGKQHAKALVMT